A genomic stretch from Cydia amplana chromosome 1, ilCydAmpl1.1, whole genome shotgun sequence includes:
- the LOC134648079 gene encoding ATPase family gene 2 protein homolog A translates to MPPKSSQQVKKTLWLECEHCGRSITSNDKNTHVESKCEKNQVKCPYVEDGKLFTWLERAGSPPEGAPKDAVLIHPSAGSLIGAVIGGPLELSRQGAPILVKRMWPSKASAPAAVILPAADLSGAWCKDSIKDVTVSVLEGQIPNASYVTVRIKNHKTNTDICDILKHHFYNHFISVGSILVYYYFGKKLQIEVLSVTCNEQNDKFNTNWFVLKDSTVWYMEKEVVQRIKKKPVALGGVGDILEEIQTYIQISFNTEGFASNFQPTRGLLLYGHSGIGKTALCKYLIDTMNCFHIEINGPAIFSKYFGETEGTMRSLFDKAIQNEPSIVFVDEIETICPRRTSSSTEQERRITSAFVALLDSLHEENHRVFILATTRKPDAIDSMLRRFGRLDKEIEIPVPDRVRRKDILRSMLVNLPNKVSTHDIESISDLAHGYVAADLVNLCTQASLKCVKRSGEAIEKADLVAALTIVRPSAMRELLIEVPNVRWTDIGGQDDLKLKLRQAVEWPLKHAESFRRLGIRPPGGVLLYGPPGCSKTMIAKALATESGLNFLSIKGPELFSKWVGESEKAVRDLFTKARQVAPSIIFFDEMDAIGGERGAGEGVHERVLAQLLTELDGVVPLNSVTILAATNRPDRMDRALLRPGRLDRLIYVPLPDFETRLQIIELKIEKMSTMEVNTHSLAVRTGGFSGAELQALCHEAALKALEKDLDCPAVTMEHFENVLKDFNPRTPGTLLKVYEEFALGQKSG, encoded by the exons ATGCCCCCTAAAAGTAGTCAACAAGTTAAGAAAACATTATGGTTGGAGTGCGAACACTGTGGGAGAAGTATAACCTCCAACGATAAGAATACTCACGTGGAATCTAAATGCGAGAAAAACCAAGTGAAGTGTCCTTATGTGGAAGATGGGAAGCTCTTCACTTGGCTGGAGCGGGCCGGCTCTCCACCGGAGGGTGCGCCTAAGGACGCTGTGTTGATACATCCGTCTGCTGGGTCTCTCATAGGTGCCGTAATTGGAGGGCCTTTAGAGTTGAGCAGGCAGGGAGCGCCAATACTAGTGAAGCGTATGTGGCCGTCTAAAGCTTCGGCACCAGCTGCCGTTATTCTGCCCGCTGCTG ATCTTTCTGGAGCTTGGTGCAAGGACAGCATAAAGGATGTTACAGTGTCAGTACTTGAAGGCCAGATCCCCAATGCCAGCTATGTAACGGTTAGGATAAAAAACCACAAGACAAACACTGATATTTGTGACATATTGAAACATCATTTTTACAACCACTTTATCAGTGTTGGTAGCATTTTAGTGTACTATTACTTTGGTAAGAAGTTGCAAATAGAGGTATTAAGTGTAACATGTAATGAACAAAATGATAAGTTTAATACAAATTGGTTTGTTCTCAAAGACAGCACTGTATGGTATATGGAAAAGGAAGTTGTACAGAGAATTAAGAAAAAACCGGTAGCATTAGGAGGTGTTGGTGATATACTGGAAGAAATACAAACATATATACAGATATCATTCAACACTGAGGGGTTTGCTTCTAACTTTCAGCCAACCAGAGGTCTTTTGCTCTATGGGCACTCTGGTATAGGTAAGACAGCCTTGTGTAAATATCTAATAGATACAATGAATTGTTTTCATATAGAAATTAATGGACCAGCCATATTTAGCAAATATTTTGGTGAAACAGAAGGCACTATGAGATCTTTGTTTGACAAAGCGATACAAAATGAACCAAGTATTGTTTTTGTTGATGAAATTGAAACTATTTGCCCAAGGCGAACTTCAAGTAGCACTGAACAGGAGAGAAGAATTACTTCTGCATTTGTAGCACTCTTAGACAGCTTGCATGAAGAAAATCACAGAGTTTTCATATTAGCTACAACTAGAAAACCCGACGCAATTGACTCTATGCTAAGAAGGTTTGGTAGACTGGATAAAGAAATAGAAATACCAGTTCCAGATAGAGTAAGAAGAAAAGATATTTTAAGGAGTATGCTTGTAAATTtacctaataaggtatctacaCATGATATTGAGTCAATTTCAGACTTGGCCCATGGGTATGTGGCAGCTGACCTAGTAAACCTCTGTACACAAGCATCCTTGAAGTGTGTAAAAAGGTCTGGTGAAGCTATTGAGAAGGCTGATTTAGTAGCAGCACTCACTATAGTTAGACCCAGTGCCATGAGAGAATTATTGATTGAAGTGCCAAATGTAAGGTGGACTGATATAGGAGGGCAGGATGACTTGAAACTTAAGCTACGACAAGCTGTTGAGTGGCCCCTCAAGCATGCTGAAAGCTTCCGTCGCCTGGGGATTCGGCCGCCAGGTGGCGTTCTTCTTTACGGCCCTCCTGGTTGCTCTAAAACAATGATCGCAAAAGCGCTAGCTACCGAAAGTGGACTTAATTTCCTGTCTATAAAAGGTCCTGAGTTATTTTCTAAGTGGGTGGGAGAATCTGAAAAAGCCGTACGAGATTTGTTCACAAAAGCACGGCAAGTCGCGCCATCGATTATATTTTTTGATGAAATGGACGCCATAGGGGGCGAAAGAGGAGCAGGCGAGGGTGTGCATGAGAGAGTATTAGCTCAGTTGCTGACAGAATTGGATGGGGTGGTGCCTTTGAATTCCGTGACAATATTAGCTGCTACAAATCGTCCCGACAGGATGGACCGAGCCTTACTTCGACCAGGCCGATTAGACAGATTAATCTACGTTCCTTTACCAGATTTTGAAACAAGATTACAAATTATAGAGTTAAAGATTGAGAAAATGAGTACTATGGAAGTAAACACTCATAGCTTAGCAGTTAGAACTGGAGGTTTTTCTGGGGCTGAGCTCCAGGCTTTGTGCCACGAGGCGGCCTTGAAAGCTCTGGAGAAAGACTTGGATTGTCCTGCTGTTACTATGGAGCATTTCGAGAACGTTTTGAAGGACTTCAATCCTAGAACGCCAGGAACATTATTGAAGGTCTATGAAGAGTTTGCCTTGGGGCAAAAGTCTGGATAA
- the LOC134648086 gene encoding DDB1- and CUL4-associated factor 7, which yields MSMPHSSSSTTSSSTKRKEIYKYQAPWPLYSMNWSVRPDKRFRLALGSFVEEYNNKVQIISLDEETSEFGPKSTFDHPYPTTKIMWIPDSKGQYPDLLATSGDYLRIWRAGEPYTLFECVLNNNKNSDFCAPLTSFDWNEVDPNLIGTSSIDTTCTIWGLETGQVLGRVNEVSGHVKTQLIAHDKEVYDIAFSRAGGGRDMFASVGADGSVRMFDLRHLEHSTIIYEDPQHTPLLRLAWNKQDPNYLATVAMDACEVIILDVRVPCTPVARLNNHRACVNGIAWAPHSSCHICTAGDDHQALIWDIQQMPRAIEDPILAYTAAEGEVNQIQWGATQPDWIAICYNRHAEILRV from the exons ATGTCGATGCCACACAGCAGTTCCAGTACGACAAGTTCTAGTACAAAACGCAAGGAAATTTACAA aTACCAAGCACCATGGCCACTTTACTCCATGAACTGGTCAGTACGGCCAGACAAAAGATTCCGCTTAGCCTTAGGCAGCTTTGTGgaagaatataataataag GTGCAAATCATATCACTGGATGAGGAGACAAGTGAGTTTGGTCCGAAATCGACGTTTGACCATCCATACCCCACCACCAAGATCATGTGGATCCCAGACAGCAAGGGGCAATACCCAGACCTTCTGGCTACCAGTG GTGACTATCTCAGAATATGGCGTGCAGGAGAACCCTACACTCTCTTTGAGTGTGTCCTGAATAACAACAAGAACTCTGATTTCTGCGCCCCACTCACCTCTTTTGATTGGAATGAGGTTGATCCCAACCTCATTGGGACAAGCAGCATTGACACCACCTGCACTATATGGGGGCTGGAGACGGGACAGGTGCTGGGGAGAGTTAATGAGGTGTCTGGACATGTGAAGACACAGTTGATAGCTCATGACAAG GAAGTGTACGACATCGCGTTTAGCCGCGCGGGCGGCGGGCGCGACATGTTCGCGTCGGTGGGCGCCGACGGGTCCGTGCGCATGTTCGACCTGCGCCACCTAGAGCACTCCACCATCATATACGAG GACCCGCAGCACACGCCGCTGCTGCGGCTGGCGTGGAACAAGCAGGACCCGAACTACCTGGCCACCGTGGCCATGGACGCGTGCGAGGTCATCATCCTGGACGTGCGCGTGCCCTGCACGCCCGTGGCGCGCCTCAACAACCACCGCGCCTGCGTCAACGGCATCGCGTGGGCGCCGCACAG CTCATGCCACATATGCACAGCGGGCGACGACCACCAGGCGCTGATCTGGGACATCCAGCAGATGCCGCGCGCCATCGAGGACCCCATCCTCGCCTACACGGCGGCCGAGGGCGAGGTCAACCAGATCCAGTGGGGCGCCACGCAGCCCGACTGGATCGCCATCTGCTACAACCGGCACGCCGAGATACTCCGCGTCTAG